A segment of the bacterium genome:
CCACCCATGACGGCAGGACGCCGAACTTGCGCTCCAGTTGGCGGAGCAGGAGCCTGGCCTCACCTTCCCGCAAGCCTTCCCGTTTCCATTGCTCGGCCCATTCGGTCACACGCTGCTCTAACATCGACGGTACCTCCACGAGGTCGATCTTGGGTGGGAACTCGAGCTCAGGATCCAGCTTCCTGAAACGATAGCCGACGTAGGTACCCCCTCTGTGCCAATGTACGTGAGACACTGGAGTCCCCCGAAATTAGGGAAGAGGGCGACGGAGGAGATCCATGAAGCCATTGGTACTGAGCGAGCCATCGAGGCCGGCGAGATCCGCATCAGATCCGGACCCTGAGGTACCGGCCAAAGCGCGGCGCCGGACGTTCACGGCGAAGTACAAGCTCGACACGCTCGAAGAAGTCGAGGCGTGTACGAAGCTCGGTGAGATCGGCGCCCTGCTGCGGCGTAAAGGTCTGTATTCGTCGCATTTGACGAAGTGGCGCCGACAGCGCGACGAAGGTGTTCTGGCAGGTCTGACGCCCAAGAAGCGGGGTCGCAAGCCGCGCAAGGTGAGCGCGGAGGCGCGTCGCGTCGCCGAGCTCGAGCGGGAGAATGCGCGCTTGCGTCAGCAGCTAGCGAAGGCCGAGATGATCATCGATGTGCAAAAAAAACTCTTTCAGCTTCTGGGGAGCCAGGAGGTAGAGAGCTCGTAATGGAGGCGACGACGACGCTGTCGGCGACGGTCGGTGTGAAGGCCGCGAGTTCGTCGCTGAACCTGCCCAGGGCGACGTACTACCGTCATCGAGACCCGGAGCCGCGGCCCGCGAAGCCGCGGCCCCGGCCGCCTCTGGCACTGAGGGCTGAGGAGCGCCAGGCGGTGGTGGAGGTGTTGCATTCGCCGCGATTCGTCGATCGCTCCCCGCACCAGATCTGGGCGGTGCTGCTCGACGACGAGCAGGTCTTCCTGTGCTCGGTGCGTACGATGTACCGCATCCTGGAGGCCGAAGGCGAGCTGCGCGAGCGCCGCAACCAGCTGCGCCGCCCAGCCTACGCCAAGCCGGAGCTGGTGGCGACGGCACCGAACCAGGTCTGGACGTGGGACATCACGAAGCTCAAGGGTCCGGTGAAGTGGACTTACTACTACCTCTACGTCATCCTCGATCTGTACAGCCGCTTGGTGGTCGGTTGGATGGTGGCGCCGCGCGAGTCGGCGAAGCTGGCTGAGCGCCTGGTCACGGATTCGTTACATAGGCAAGGCATCAGCCGTGATCAGGTGACGCTGCACGCCGACCGGGGGCCCAGCCAGACGGCGAAGTCTCTGGCGCTGCTGCTGGCCGATCTGGGTGTGAGGAAGAGCCACAATCGGCCCTACACCAGCAACGACAATCCGTTCTCCGAGGCCCAGTTCAAGACGATGAAGTACCACCCAAGCTTCCCGGATCGCTTCGGTTCGCTGGCGGATAGCCGCAGTTTCTGCGCGCCATTTATGACCTGGTACTGCACGGA
Coding sequences within it:
- a CDS encoding DUF4351 domain-containing protein — protein: MLEQRVTEWAEQWKREGLREGEARLLLRQLERKFGVLPSWVGKQVESADARLLLEWGERVLTASSLEQIFERDSSSDHR
- a CDS encoding IS3 family transposase (programmed frameshift) gives rise to the protein MKPLVLSEPSRPARSASDPDPEVPAKARRRTFTAKYKLDTLEEVEACTKLGEIGALLRRKGLYSSHLTKWRRQRDEGVLAGLTPKKRGRKPRKVSAEARRVAELERENARLRQQLAKAEMIIDVQKKPLSASGEPGGRELVMEATTTLSATVGVKAASSSLNLPRATYYRHRDPEPRPAKPRPRPPLALRAEERQAVVEVLHSPRFVDRSPHQIWAVLLDDEQVFLCSVRTMYRILEAEGELRERRNQLRRPAYAKPELVATAPNQVWTWDITKLKGPVKWTYYYLYVILDLYSRLVVGWMVAPRESAKLAERLVTDSLHRQGISRDQVTLHADRGPSQTAKSLALLLADLGVRKSHNRPYTSNDNPFSEAQFKTMKYHPSFPDRFGSLADSRSFCAPFMTWYCTEHRHSSLAYLTPADVHYGRAEQILQQRAEVLRAAFEANPERFKGRMPRPGKLPEAVWINPPKATP